The Campylobacter concisus genome has a window encoding:
- a CDS encoding ABC transporter permease, whose product MKNMQLRMIKSSITGSKVQKTMAFITILLAALLIACMLNITLKIGDQVASELRGYGSNIVVLPRGESLSIEIEGKNFTPLKSQNLLPEADIYKIKEIFWRNNIVAFAPFLETKVKDEKGNEFSFEGTYFDKNIGLKDEPEFSTGVKSLYGFWGVEGAWPKDESMDEILVGDELAKAKNLKVGDKLSLVGKNGTKEVSVVGILKGASDEAHKLIGSLKLAGDLSGHPGSYTKAEVSAMTIPENDLSLKARRNLDNLDSAEYDKWYCSAYAGSIAFQIEENLPNVSAKASLQVSDAESNIVKKIQSLMGIVSIIALVVSAIGITSLMTSEIYRRKKEIGLLKAIGASNFEIYALFASESLVVAFFAGITGAFLGYALSYVMSYIIFSHGIGIAWIVLPISVAFALLISVVGSLMPMRNVINLLPAEVLYDRK is encoded by the coding sequence ATGAAAAATATGCAACTAAGAATGATAAAAAGCTCGATCACGGGCTCAAAGGTGCAAAAGACGATGGCGTTTATCACCATCTTGCTAGCTGCTCTTTTGATAGCTTGCATGCTAAATATCACGCTTAAAATCGGCGATCAGGTGGCAAGCGAGCTTAGAGGATATGGCTCAAATATCGTCGTTTTACCACGCGGTGAGAGCCTAAGCATCGAGATCGAGGGTAAAAATTTCACCCCACTAAAATCACAAAATTTACTCCCAGAGGCTGATATTTACAAGATAAAAGAGATCTTTTGGAGAAATAACATCGTTGCCTTTGCGCCGTTTCTAGAGACAAAGGTCAAAGATGAAAAAGGTAATGAATTTAGCTTTGAGGGGACATATTTTGATAAAAATATCGGACTAAAAGATGAGCCAGAATTTAGCACAGGCGTTAAGAGTTTGTATGGATTTTGGGGTGTTGAGGGCGCTTGGCCAAAAGATGAGAGCATGGATGAAATTTTAGTAGGAGATGAGCTTGCAAAGGCTAAAAATTTAAAAGTTGGCGACAAGCTTAGCCTTGTGGGCAAAAACGGCACAAAAGAGGTTAGCGTGGTTGGCATCTTAAAAGGAGCAAGCGATGAGGCACATAAGCTAATAGGCTCGCTCAAACTTGCTGGCGATCTCTCAGGGCATCCTGGCTCATACACAAAAGCTGAGGTCTCAGCCATGACGATCCCAGAAAACGACCTATCGCTAAAGGCTAGACGAAATTTAGACAACCTTGATAGTGCAGAGTACGACAAATGGTACTGCTCAGCTTATGCAGGATCTATCGCATTTCAGATAGAAGAAAATTTACCAAACGTTAGCGCAAAAGCAAGCCTTCAAGTAAGCGATGCTGAGAGTAATATCGTAAAGAAAATTCAAAGTCTAATGGGTATCGTTAGTATCATCGCTCTTGTGGTCTCAGCTATTGGTATAACATCGCTAATGACAAGTGAAATTTACCGCCGTAAAAAAGAGATCGGTCTTTTAAAAGCCATAGGCGCAAGTAACTTTGAAATTTACGCCCTTTTTGCTAGCGAGAGCCTTGTGGTTGCCTTTTTTGCAGGCATCACGGGAGCATTTTTAGGATACGCGCTAAGCTACGTGATGTCTTACATCATCTTCTCTCACGGCATAGGCATAGCATGGATCGTGCTGCCAATTAGCGTGGCATTTGCCTTGCTCATCTCAGTCGTTGGCTCGCTAATGCCAATGAGAAACGTCATAAATTTACTACCTGCGGAGGTGCTATATGACCGCAAATAG
- a CDS encoding Fe-S-containing protein, producing the protein MSIYFYQVFLALLGFTLFAALNNNGKSLKTVFLPSFLGVVAGVLIFKAARHALVDDQFKIFIDSVTLVFLLISILWIFFELKIAKIVTFFILGIGFGFGYSSSSALFPLFGGELLDTLSVISFFLMIFAMILILFLFFFISNLKASIPSSLAKILALITLIFLLVDRSSQTALELLRAGALKISSELNSQILSISAKGIYVTEFSAYFYIVVILLLCIIAFCFMPKSIDKSTFGSIKYRFTKAIRENVFDNAKFAFCSVLIALGFSLYFDLYASRPPQISEPLLVEPVGDKFIFDVDMLKDNELHRFAYITDEGKQIRFFLLNRFSDRPSPVIVFDSCMICGDMGYIKKGNDLICISCNVRIFLPSVGKEGGCNPIPMAFTFDGKNIIVDYKTIVAGANYFSKVVEKMVLDPVSRKKVSNLDSRSYLYYGRTYFFESNETQAKFEANPEKYVETNGTLK; encoded by the coding sequence ATGTCAATTTACTTCTATCAGGTCTTTTTAGCCCTCCTTGGATTTACGCTTTTTGCTGCCTTAAATAACAATGGCAAAAGTTTAAAAACGGTCTTTTTACCATCATTTCTTGGCGTTGTTGCTGGTGTGCTTATCTTTAAAGCTGCTCGTCATGCGCTTGTTGATGACCAGTTTAAAATTTTCATAGATTCAGTGACACTGGTTTTTCTACTAATTAGCATTTTATGGATATTTTTCGAGCTCAAGATAGCAAAAATCGTAACATTTTTTATTTTAGGCATCGGCTTTGGCTTTGGTTATAGCTCAAGTAGTGCATTGTTCCCGCTATTTGGCGGCGAGCTGCTTGACACGCTTTCAGTTATAAGCTTCTTTTTGATGATCTTTGCGATGATCTTGATACTATTTTTATTTTTCTTTATTTCGAATTTAAAAGCAAGTATCCCATCATCGCTAGCTAAAATTTTAGCTCTTATCACACTAATATTTTTACTAGTTGATAGAAGCTCACAAACTGCACTCGAGCTTTTACGTGCAGGCGCTTTAAAGATAAGTAGCGAGCTAAATTCTCAAATTTTATCTATCAGTGCAAAAGGCATCTACGTCACAGAATTTAGTGCCTATTTTTATATAGTTGTGATCCTACTTTTATGCATCATCGCATTTTGCTTTATGCCAAAAAGTATCGATAAGAGCACGTTTGGCTCTATCAAATACCGCTTTACAAAAGCTATTAGAGAAAATGTCTTTGACAATGCAAAATTTGCATTTTGCAGCGTTTTAATAGCGCTTGGCTTTTCACTTTATTTTGATCTTTACGCATCTCGCCCACCTCAAATTTCAGAGCCACTCTTGGTTGAGCCAGTGGGAGATAAATTTATATTTGATGTTGATATGTTAAAAGATAATGAACTTCACAGATTTGCCTACATCACAGATGAGGGCAAGCAGATAAGATTTTTCTTGCTAAACCGCTTTAGCGACCGCCCATCTCCTGTCATCGTCTTTGACTCGTGTATGATCTGCGGTGATATGGGCTACATAAAAAAAGGTAATGACCTTATTTGTATCTCTTGTAATGTTAGAATTTTCTTACCGTCAGTTGGCAAAGAGGGCGGTTGTAACCCGATCCCTATGGCATTTACTTTTGATGGTAAAAATATCATAGTTGATTATAAAACGATCGTCGCAGGGGCAAACTACTTTAGCAAGGTCGTCGAAAAGATGGTGCTTGACCCAGTTAGTCGCAAAAAGGTGAGCAATCTTGATTCAAGATCATATTTATACTACGGACGCACATATTTCTTTGAGAGCAACGAAACTCAGGCGAAATTTGAAGCAAATCCAGAAAAATATGTAGAAACAAATGGAACGTTAAAATGA
- a CDS encoding iron transporter codes for MNKILSSALALSLAAGFALAGEHPIGEPVEANGMEIAAVYLEPIDMEPKGVDLAPSLADLHLEADIHAVKGNKNGFGEGEWIPYLKINYELKNLDNGKTKKGTFMPMVASDGPHYGANVKMDTGVGNYELKFHIDNPEKQGFGRHADKETGVGKWFEPFTTTYKFQWTGGPVK; via the coding sequence ATGAATAAAATTCTTAGTTCAGCTCTAGCACTTAGCCTAGCAGCTGGTTTTGCACTTGCTGGAGAGCACCCAATCGGCGAGCCTGTAGAGGCTAATGGCATGGAGATAGCTGCTGTTTATCTTGAGCCAATCGACATGGAGCCAAAAGGCGTTGATCTAGCTCCAAGCTTGGCTGATCTTCACCTAGAAGCTGACATCCACGCTGTAAAAGGCAACAAAAACGGCTTTGGCGAAGGCGAGTGGATCCCATATCTAAAGATCAACTATGAGCTAAAAAACCTTGATAATGGCAAAACTAAAAAAGGTACATTTATGCCTATGGTTGCAAGCGATGGCCCACACTACGGTGCTAACGTAAAAATGGATACAGGTGTTGGTAACTATGAGCTTAAATTCCACATCGACAATCCAGAAAAACAAGGCTTTGGTCGCCACGCTGACAAAGAGACTGGTGTTGGTAAATGGTTTGAGCCTTTCACAACAACTTATAAATTTCAATGGACAGGTGGTCCTGTTAAATAA